In Clostridia bacterium, the DNA window ACCAGGCCAATTTCCCGGTCGGGCCCCCATGTTTCTTGTCCTTTGACTTCTCCCATATCCAGACCATTGCCTCGGGTGTGGCTCCCTTGGCTGTAGAAACCTAAAAGCAGTTGGCACAGGCGTTTAGTCAATCGGTGACGTGGACCAGCCCGACCAGGAAGTGCTGCTGGGAGAAACCGGGGAAGTCGGCATTTGGGGGCCCCAGGTGCTAACCCGGCCTCCACCGCCGCGATAAACTGTCATGATTGCCAGCGGGAAGCATATCCATTAAGTAGCAAGGTATGCTTCCCGCCTATTCTTCCTGGGGAGTGCCTCATAGGCCAAGTGGAGGATGCTGGGGCGTTGGTCCGGAAGCGACCCATCCCGGCAGACCCCTGGGGAGCCTGAATCGGCATGGGGGCGGGCTGGTCACGGGGGGTGGATTATTTTGGACTTACAGTTTATTACTTACCTGTTTATAGCTTTGACTGCTATTCTGGCGGGCCTTCAGATCTACCAGGTTTACCGGCGGGAAGGCCTGACTCCGGAGGGCTGGGAACAGATCCGCAAGATCGTCTATGAAGCTATCCAACAAGGGCTGGAGATTTATAAGGGTGCCCAACTGGGTTTGGACCAGCTGATCGAGATCTTGAGCGAGATCATTTACCGCCGCTTGCAGGCCCAGGATCTGCCTAGTCCGGATCGGATTTTCTGGACCCGAGAGCGCATCGCCACCTTCATTCGTCCGGTGATCCGTGAGCTGATTGCCAAGCTAGAGGCCGAGAAAGCAACTGCTGAAGCTGTTGTCGCCGGAAGGAGGGGCTAGCTGTGGCTCGGGAGACTAATTGCCGCATATCCAGACAGCGACTGGCGCTAGAACGCTTGATCGGGGAAAGGATACACCACTTGACCTTGAGCCGAATGGTGGGCTTTCCACTGCCGGTGGGTCAAATATGGCGCAGTCACGCCCAAGTCCAGGCGGTAACTGGGCGAGTGCGGGATAATAAGGTTTTAGTGGAGGGCATCATCGCCGTTCAGCTCTTCTGGGTGCCGGCCATGGATAACCGGGAGATTTGTGAGCTTAAGCTGGAGGAGAAGTTTTCCCAGTTTGTAGAAATCCCAGGCGCTAGTCGGGGGCAAGTGGCGGAAGTTCGAGCTCGGGTGGAGCGAATGGAGTACACCCGGATGGAGGTTAAGGGGCAGCAGCCATCCGAGGAGGAGCTAAGAAGGGAGCCGGCGAAGGGGCGGCAGGAGCCCGAAGGCCTAAGCTCGGCCGGGACTGGAGCCCCCACTGCCGAGCTAAGAAGGGAGCCGGCAACTGGTGAAGCAAAGCCCCAGCTTGAGTCAGCTGAGGGAGTAAGCGGAGCCGACCAAGGGCCCAAGCTCAATATTATGGCCGATGGCTTTCGTCAAGACATTTTGGTTGAGCTCGAGGTCAAGGTAAGGCAGAGCTACGAGTTGGATGTAATCACTCAAGTGGAGGTCCCAGGCATAGCCGCCAAGGTACGGAGGGAGAAGCTTCGGGTGGAGCAGGTGGTAGCTTTGGGTGGCCGGGATTTGTCCCTTACTCGACAAATTCATTTCCCCCGCCCGGCCGCCCAACTAAAGGGCGCCATCTCCAGGTTGATCGACCTCAGAGCCTGGGCGGAGCCAGGCAAGATCGCCTACCAAGGCATCTGGCAGCAACAGCTGCTCTACTTGGCCGCGGAAAACCGGCGCATTTACGAAATGACCTTGGAGGAACCAATAAGTGGCGAGTTGCCGGTGGCCGGAGCCGGTCGGGGAATGCGGGTGGAGGTTTACGGCTACCCAACTTCCAATAGAGTTGATTGGGATGAGGAGGAGAAAAGTGTTGGCCTGGGCGCTGAGATCGAAGAGCTAGACGGCGACTCGGGCCCAACTGGTGACCCACCCCGTGTCTCGGGCTACTACCTGGCCCGGTCAGAGATGCAATTCCACCTTTTCTATCGGCTGGTTAATGAGACTCAGCTGGAAGCAGTTACTGAGGTACGAGCCCCGGGATTGGTGGTGGATAAGGCTAGGCATCCCGTGGATGCAATTGTGGCCTGGGGTCAAGGAGAAGAAGTGTTGGCCCGAGCCATTGCTTTCCCCCGCCCGGTGGCTAGGCTTGCTGCTAGCTCCTGGCACATCTGCTTAAATCGCGAAGATACCATGGTTGGTCAGGACGAGGTTATGGTGGCTGCCCGGCTCAAGGAAGAGTTTTTGGCAGTGGATTACTGCCATGGCGGCATCTTTTCCTACTCCCCACCCGATCATCCGGTGGAATTTATGATCCGGGCGCCAGGAGCACGGCCGGGACTGCTGGTGCGGGTGGAGGTCCGAGTGGAAAAGGCGGAGCGGACTGCCCCTAGCTATCCCGAGGAGATATGCCAGCAGGTGGCCGATAAAACCTACCCAGCCGAGGCTTTTCCTTGGCAGGAGGAGCTGTTGATAGGGGCTACCGCCTGGGTAATGGAGCCGCGGATGTTGCAGCTGGTCAAGGCGGTGAAGCTGGCGGCGGGGGGCGAGCAGCCGGCACGAGAAGCAGGTCCCCGGGCCAGTATTCGCTATTACTTGATCCAGCCCGGAGATACTTGGGATACCATTGCCGAGCGCTACGGGATGGTTGGGGAAGCCCTAAAAAGGCTCAACCCAGAACTAGAGGGTTGGGACGGTTATGACTTGCCAGCGGGGAGGCGCCTGCGCCTGTTGTAAGCCGAGCTGGTTTGGCGCGTACTTTGTAGGCGGGGAGGTAGCCCAGGCTATATCCCCAGATGGTGCATCAGGGTGCCGATGGCCAAGGCTAGGGCAATGGTGAAAATGGATATGCCCAGTGCCCTCTTGCCGCCCAGCTCTCGCCACAGGGCAGCTATGGTGGCTACGCAGGGCACGTAGATGATGGTGACCACGGCATAGATAATCAGCTGGTGTGGGGTCATGAAGTGAAGCAGGTTGCTGGCCTGGGATCCATATTGAACCGTGGCCAGCACCACCAGGAATTGGATGGCCATTTCCTTACGCAAGATGGCAAAGAGCAAGGTTAACCCGGCTGCGCCAGGCAGGCCTAACCATCCCTCCACCACCGGGTTCATGGGGCCAGTAAGCCGCCAAATCCATCCGGTTTCATATAAGAGCCCCAAGCCAGCGCTGCCGGCCAAAATTAGGGGCATGGCCATGAATAAATAATCCTTGAAGCGCATCCAGGTCTTTTGCCAGGTGACCCGGAGGGTGGGCATGCGGAAGGGAAATAGCTCCAGGATCATCCCCTGGGGCTGTCCCGGCAGCAGATGGGCTAGGGCTACCCCCACGCTCACCACCAACAACATCTCGCCCAGCAAGATAGCCAGGGCTATCCGCCAACCCAAGTAATGGGATACGGCGCCAATGACCACTGCTAATCGGGCATTGCAGGGTATTAGGGTGATCAAAGTGCTGGCTATGGTGCGATCCCGCAGGTTGGGCAGCACCTGGGTTCCCATGATGGCCGGCACGTTGCACCCAGCTGCAGCTGCTAAGGGAATAGCGGCCCGCCCGTCCAGGCCCAGGTAATGCATGAGCCGATCGGCCAAAAAGGCCACCGAGTTGAGGTAGCCGGTATCTTCCAAAAGCCCGAGAAGCACGTAGAAGGTAAGGATGTACGGGATGCCTACTGCTAAGGCGCTCTGGATGCCGGCGTCTATCCCCCAGTACAACACTTGGCTTAAGAGCCCAGTTCCAAACAACGCATGTATGCCTCCGGTTAGGACTGGGGATACTAAGCTTGTCCAAAACCAAGTAAATGCTTCAGATAAAAGGTTACCTAAGAAGAACAGGGTAAGAAAGATGCTGGCTACCACCCCTACCAGGATCGCTAAGCCGCTAACGGGAGCCGTGGTATAGTGCCAGAGGCGCTCGGCCCAGGTAGGCTGGGGCTGGACCAGGGTGCCCGGGGCCGGCGTTGCCGGCGTTGCCGGTGCTGGCCGGTGGTCCCCGGGCGGTGACCCCTTGGCCAGGGCTGAATCTGGTGGTTCGGCCGCCGCCGTGGGTGCCTCACCTGGGATTGGGCCGCTGGCGGTGCGGATGACCTGTTGGGCGATGTTCCGGGCCAGCTTATATCTTTCTTTCACTAAGGCCAGGTTGGCATCTACCCCTGCGGCTTCAATGATGGGCTTGACCGAAGCCAGTATTTCGCGGCCTTGCGGGAATTGTTGAAACGCAGCCTCAGTTTCCGGGTCCCCTTCCCACAATAAGAGCGCCGCCGCCCGCAAGGAGGGCGGGGAGGTAGCGGGCAGGGTTTGGGGCCGAGCTCGTTCCAACAGCTCTACAATCCGATCAATTCCCTCTTTAAGCCAAGGGGGATAAACCAC includes these proteins:
- the feoB gene encoding ferrous iron transport protein B → MFFRSRTVDRLSAEDRGRFRHRHCHGMPRAGRKWEPSVAPEVGEVTIALAGNPNVGKSTIFSRLTSSAVLTANYPGKTVAANAAYSYQDGVRIRWVDLPGAYALGGISEDQREARRALLREHPQAVIVTVDATNLARNLYLVLELLDMDFPVVVALNLVDEAARRGLEIDIQRLSQLLGAPVVPTVAVRGQGLEELVRAALSLAQGRAQLDEGTRPPAPPSSRVVYPPWLKEGIDRIVELLERARPQTLPATSPPSLRAAALLLWEGDPETEAAFQQFPQGREILASVKPIIEAAGVDANLALVKERYKLARNIAQQVIRTASGPIPGEAPTAAAEPPDSALAKGSPPGDHRPAPATPATPAPGTLVQPQPTWAERLWHYTTAPVSGLAILVGVVASIFLTLFFLGNLLSEAFTWFWTSLVSPVLTGGIHALFGTGLLSQVLYWGIDAGIQSALAVGIPYILTFYVLLGLLEDTGYLNSVAFLADRLMHYLGLDGRAAIPLAAAAGCNVPAIMGTQVLPNLRDRTIASTLITLIPCNARLAVVIGAVSHYLGWRIALAILLGEMLLVVSVGVALAHLLPGQPQGMILELFPFRMPTLRVTWQKTWMRFKDYLFMAMPLILAGSAGLGLLYETGWIWRLTGPMNPVVEGWLGLPGAAGLTLLFAILRKEMAIQFLVVLATVQYGSQASNLLHFMTPHQLIIYAVVTIIYVPCVATIAALWRELGGKRALGISIFTIALALAIGTLMHHLGI
- a CDS encoding DUF3794 domain-containing protein, with protein sequence MARETNCRISRQRLALERLIGERIHHLTLSRMVGFPLPVGQIWRSHAQVQAVTGRVRDNKVLVEGIIAVQLFWVPAMDNREICELKLEEKFSQFVEIPGASRGQVAEVRARVERMEYTRMEVKGQQPSEEELRREPAKGRQEPEGLSSAGTGAPTAELRREPATGEAKPQLESAEGVSGADQGPKLNIMADGFRQDILVELEVKVRQSYELDVITQVEVPGIAAKVRREKLRVEQVVALGGRDLSLTRQIHFPRPAAQLKGAISRLIDLRAWAEPGKIAYQGIWQQQLLYLAAENRRIYEMTLEEPISGELPVAGAGRGMRVEVYGYPTSNRVDWDEEEKSVGLGAEIEELDGDSGPTGDPPRVSGYYLARSEMQFHLFYRLVNETQLEAVTEVRAPGLVVDKARHPVDAIVAWGQGEEVLARAIAFPRPVARLAASSWHICLNREDTMVGQDEVMVAARLKEEFLAVDYCHGGIFSYSPPDHPVEFMIRAPGARPGLLVRVEVRVEKAERTAPSYPEEICQQVADKTYPAEAFPWQEELLIGATAWVMEPRMLQLVKAVKLAAGGEQPAREAGPRASIRYYLIQPGDTWDTIAERYGMVGEALKRLNPELEGWDGYDLPAGRRLRLL